One window of the Terriglobales bacterium genome contains the following:
- a CDS encoding ABC transporter ATP-binding protein → MTESLRPLLPYLLKYRRGLAFGALSVLLQNGIWIMFPQVIRRAMDDLQLGITREKLLQWSLLIITVALAKGIFQFLTRWVVIGISRDIEFDLRNDLFRHLEGLSYSFYQRTRTGDIMARATNDLNAVRMLLGPAIMYTANTVVFTAGALVFMAALSPRLTLYAVLPLPIVSIVVQYFGHRIHERFERIQAMFSEISARAQENFAGARVVRAYAQEEAEIAAFERANREYIARSLKLVRLMGMLWPTLEAMLGLAIVLVLWLGGREVLLGRMSVGDFVAYNIYMVQLTFPIIAFGWVINIFQRGMASLGRLNEILHERPTIVDSTAALRPDAPREVRGELEFRNLSFAYNGVPVLEDVNLRIPAGSSLAIVGPVGSGKTTLVSLIPRIYDAPPGSVLLDGRPIIDFPLETLRRNIGFVPQETFLFSETVRENIAFGTEEATDDDVRRAAEGASIAAEIESFPEKYKTLVGERGITLSGGQKQRIAIARALIRNPRILVLDDALSSVDTYTEERILNHLREIMQGRTTIFISHRVSTVRNADRIAVLHGRRIVEYGTHDELLARNGYYTDLYNKQLLEEELASV, encoded by the coding sequence ATGACCGAGAGTCTGCGACCGCTGCTGCCCTATCTGCTGAAGTACCGGCGCGGCTTGGCTTTCGGCGCCCTCTCCGTTCTGCTGCAGAACGGCATCTGGATCATGTTCCCGCAGGTCATCCGTCGCGCCATGGACGACCTGCAACTCGGCATCACCCGCGAAAAGCTGCTGCAATGGTCGCTGCTGATCATCACCGTGGCCCTGGCCAAGGGCATCTTCCAGTTCCTTACCCGCTGGGTGGTCATCGGCATCTCACGCGACATCGAGTTCGATCTGCGCAACGACCTTTTTCGTCATCTAGAGGGCCTGTCGTACTCCTTCTACCAGCGGACCCGCACCGGCGACATCATGGCCCGGGCCACCAACGATCTGAACGCCGTGCGTATGCTGCTGGGCCCGGCCATCATGTACACCGCCAACACCGTGGTGTTCACCGCCGGAGCGCTGGTGTTCATGGCCGCCCTCAGTCCCCGGCTCACCCTGTACGCCGTGCTCCCGCTGCCCATCGTGAGCATCGTGGTGCAGTACTTCGGCCATCGCATTCACGAGCGTTTTGAACGCATCCAGGCGATGTTTTCCGAGATCTCGGCCCGCGCCCAGGAAAACTTTGCCGGCGCCCGCGTGGTCCGCGCCTACGCCCAGGAAGAAGCCGAGATTGCGGCCTTCGAGCGCGCCAACCGCGAGTACATTGCGCGCAGCCTCAAGCTCGTCCGCCTGATGGGCATGCTGTGGCCGACGCTCGAGGCCATGCTCGGTCTTGCCATCGTGCTGGTGCTGTGGCTGGGCGGGCGCGAAGTCCTGCTGGGCCGCATGAGCGTGGGCGACTTCGTCGCCTACAACATCTATATGGTGCAGTTGACCTTTCCCATCATCGCCTTCGGATGGGTCATCAACATCTTTCAGCGCGGCATGGCCTCCCTGGGCCGGCTGAACGAGATCCTGCACGAGAGGCCGACCATCGTCGATTCCACTGCTGCGCTCCGCCCGGACGCTCCCCGCGAAGTCCGCGGCGAACTTGAGTTCCGCAATCTTTCCTTCGCGTACAACGGCGTGCCCGTGCTGGAGGATGTGAACCTTCGCATTCCCGCGGGCTCCAGCCTGGCCATCGTTGGCCCTGTAGGCTCGGGCAAGACCACGCTGGTGAGCCTGATTCCGCGCATCTACGACGCGCCTCCCGGCAGCGTCCTGCTCGACGGCCGTCCCATCATCGATTTTCCGCTCGAGACACTGCGCCGCAACATCGGCTTCGTCCCGCAGGAGACCTTCCTGTTCAGCGAGACCGTGCGCGAGAACATCGCCTTCGGAACCGAGGAGGCGACCGACGATGACGTGCGCCGGGCCGCCGAAGGCGCCAGTATCGCCGCCGAGATCGAGAGTTTCCCGGAGAAGTACAAGACGCTGGTGGGTGAGCGCGGCATCACCCTCTCCGGCGGGCAGAAACAACGCATCGCCATCGCCCGTGCCCTCATCCGTAATCCGCGCATCCTGGTGCTCGACGATGCGCTCTCCAGCGTGGACACCTACACCGAAGAGCGCATCCTGAACCACCTGCGCGAGATCATGCAGGGACGCACCACCATCTTCATCTCCCACCGCGTGTCCACCGTCCGCAATGCCGACCGCATTGCCGTGCTGCACGGCCGGCGCATCGTCGAATACGGCACCCACGACGAGCTTCTGGCTCGCAACGGCTATTACACCGACCTCTACAACAAGCAACTGCTCGAGGAAGAACTGGCGAGCGTCTAG
- a CDS encoding methyltransferase domain-containing protein, with translation MRRLVKPELLDSDAGTPAEVAASLADLRLVNRWFGGIRTTLQLVDRVVDSSPELSLLDVASASGDVPGSVAEHLARRGIRTSITLLERARSHMRANGRYVAGDALALPFADASFDLVTCSLFVHHLEPHEIIAFVNEGLRVTRRAVLINDLRRHPIHLALIYAGWPLFRSRLTRHDSVASVWRSYTPQELAELLARTRAARVEISRYYLFRIGAIAWRN, from the coding sequence ATGAGGCGGCTGGTCAAGCCGGAGCTCCTCGATTCCGACGCCGGCACGCCCGCCGAGGTCGCAGCCTCCCTCGCCGACCTGCGGCTGGTGAATCGCTGGTTCGGCGGCATCCGCACGACACTGCAATTGGTGGACCGTGTTGTAGATTCGTCACCTGAGCTTTCTTTGCTCGACGTGGCCTCTGCTTCCGGCGACGTGCCCGGCTCGGTCGCCGAGCACCTGGCTCGGCGTGGCATACGCACGTCCATCACGCTCCTCGAGCGAGCCCGCTCGCACATGCGGGCGAACGGACGCTACGTCGCCGGCGATGCGCTCGCCCTGCCCTTCGCCGACGCCAGCTTCGACCTGGTCACCTGCTCGCTGTTCGTCCATCACCTGGAGCCGCACGAAATCATCGCCTTTGTCAACGAAGGACTGCGCGTGACCCGGCGAGCGGTGTTGATTAACGATCTGCGGCGACACCCCATCCATTTGGCGCTCATCTACGCCGGATGGCCGCTGTTTCGCAGCCGCCTGACTCGCCATGACAGCGTGGCCTCCGTCTGGCGCTCGTATACGCCGCAGGAGCTGGCTGAGCTCCTCGCTCGCACCCGCGCGGCCCGCGTCGAAATCAGCCGCTACTACCTGTTCCGTATCGGGGCCATCGCATGGCGCAACTAG
- a CDS encoding FAD-dependent oxidoreductase — protein MAQLGQRTELFDLVVIGGGPAGAAAAITAARLDARTLLLERGRFPRHKVCGEFISPEGLLLLEGLCAGCPSAMELLLGAPRIPRARFFLDCHDWDASLAPRAASIPRIDLDATLWEVARTRGADARDSIAVSAIEGPAPFEVVTSAGSFLARSVIDASGRWSALTPFQPEGSPASAAIWIGLKAHFREVDAPSCVDLYFFEGGYCGVQPVGGDRVNACAMVRSDVARTLEQVFARHPGLWHRRRRWEPATDPVATAPLVFRPPMPERGGILYAGDAAGFIDPFAGDGISIALCSGMMAARALQGVWSGKQSLAEAAAGYQVSYQRAFRPAFRNAAHLRRVTQMAQPWRRLLSGALRLPPVARLLVDRTRARIPTIT, from the coding sequence ATGGCGCAACTAGGGCAGCGGACAGAGCTGTTCGACCTGGTCGTAATCGGTGGCGGACCCGCCGGGGCCGCAGCCGCCATCACGGCGGCTCGCCTGGACGCGCGCACGCTGCTGCTGGAGCGCGGCCGCTTCCCTCGCCACAAGGTGTGCGGAGAGTTCATCTCCCCGGAAGGCCTGCTCCTGCTGGAAGGCCTTTGTGCCGGCTGCCCTTCCGCCATGGAGTTGCTGCTCGGCGCACCGCGCATCCCACGGGCCCGCTTCTTCCTCGACTGCCACGACTGGGACGCTTCGCTCGCGCCCCGCGCTGCTTCCATCCCGCGCATTGACCTTGACGCCACGCTGTGGGAAGTGGCGCGAACACGCGGTGCCGATGCCCGCGACTCCATTGCGGTCAGTGCCATCGAAGGCCCCGCTCCCTTTGAGGTCGTGACTTCGGCGGGCAGTTTCCTTGCGCGCAGCGTGATTGACGCCTCGGGCCGCTGGTCAGCACTCACGCCGTTTCAGCCCGAAGGGAGCCCGGCTTCGGCCGCCATCTGGATCGGTCTGAAAGCGCACTTCCGGGAAGTGGACGCGCCTTCCTGCGTGGACCTCTACTTCTTCGAAGGCGGCTACTGCGGAGTGCAGCCCGTGGGCGGCGATCGGGTGAACGCGTGCGCCATGGTGCGCAGCGATGTGGCTCGCACACTGGAACAGGTGTTCGCGCGGCATCCTGGGCTGTGGCATCGCCGCCGCCGCTGGGAGCCTGCCACCGACCCTGTGGCTACCGCGCCGCTGGTCTTCCGCCCGCCGATGCCGGAGCGGGGAGGCATCCTCTACGCGGGCGATGCCGCCGGCTTCATCGATCCCTTTGCCGGCGACGGTATTTCCATCGCGCTCTGCAGTGGCATGATGGCCGCAAGAGCCCTGCAGGGCGTTTGGTCCGGCAAGCAGAGCCTGGCGGAAGCCGCGGCGGGATACCAGGTCTCTTACCAACGCGCCTTCCGGCCAGCCTTCCGCAACGCCGCGCACCTGCGGCGCGTCACGCAGATGGCGCAGCCCTGGCGCAGGCTGCTCTCAGGAGCGCTGCGCCTGCCTCCGGTGGCACGCCTGCTGGTGGACCGGACCCGCGCCCGCATCCCGACGATTACTTGA
- a CDS encoding polymer-forming cytoskeletal protein — protein sequence MEAPKTPENFRADVAHIGKSVVVKGELSGSEDLYLDGEVEGSIELRDHHLTVGPHGRVKANIHAKDVVVHGKVEGQVHGTERVELKKSAVLAGDIVTQRIVIEDGAYFKGAIDIQKEQPAKATATRRESVTAAPTTSVSYGVPTANAAPGSGPGLSAPGVGGPQATLKDPAKE from the coding sequence ATGGAAGCACCGAAGACCCCGGAGAATTTTCGAGCTGATGTTGCGCATATCGGGAAGTCCGTCGTGGTGAAGGGCGAGCTTTCCGGAAGCGAAGACCTGTACCTGGATGGCGAAGTGGAAGGCAGCATCGAGCTGCGCGACCACCACCTGACGGTGGGGCCGCACGGCCGGGTGAAGGCCAACATCCATGCCAAAGACGTGGTCGTGCACGGCAAGGTAGAAGGACAAGTGCACGGCACCGAGCGCGTGGAGCTGAAGAAATCGGCTGTGCTGGCGGGCGACATCGTCACGCAGCGGATTGTGATCGAGGATGGCGCCTATTTCAAGGGAGCCATCGACATCCAGAAGGAACAGCCCGCCAAAGCGACCGCCACCCGGCGGGAGAGCGTGACGGCGGCGCCGACTACGTCGGTTTCCTACGGCGTGCCGACGGCCAACGCGGCGCCCGGCAGCGGACCCGGACTTTCCGCTCCGGGTGTCGGGGGGCCGCAGGCGACGCTGAAAGACCCCGCCAAGGAGTAA
- the menC gene encoding o-succinylbenzoate synthase: MKVKSITLRELRMPLVHFFETSFSRVTERRIVLVTVETDGAEGWGECVAGEDPFYSEESAETAWYVLTKYLGPALAGKELATARDCVPLFARVRAHRMAKAALENALWDAEAQIKGVPLWKLVGGTRREIACGVSIGIQDSVEQLLEKIEKELAAGYRRIKVKCKPGWDVAVFARIRERWPEILLSCDANSAYTLDDTEHLKRFDQFRLLMIEQPLWNDDFYFHARLQKQLQTAICLDEGIRSARDAQAALELGACRIINIKVGRVGGMSEAICVHDTARAHNVPVWCGGMLESGVGRAHNVALSTLEGFSLPGDVSASKRYWKEDIIEPDVEVSPQGTIAVPDQPGRGYEVKQALVEKLTVRKEVLSA; encoded by the coding sequence ATGAAGGTGAAGTCCATCACGCTACGCGAGCTCCGCATGCCGCTGGTGCATTTCTTCGAGACCAGCTTCAGCCGCGTCACGGAGCGGCGCATCGTGCTGGTGACGGTAGAAACGGATGGCGCCGAGGGCTGGGGCGAGTGCGTCGCGGGCGAGGACCCGTTCTACAGCGAGGAGTCGGCCGAAACGGCGTGGTACGTGCTGACCAAGTACCTGGGTCCGGCGCTGGCCGGAAAGGAGCTGGCGACGGCCAGGGATTGCGTGCCGCTGTTCGCGCGGGTGCGCGCGCATCGCATGGCCAAGGCGGCTCTGGAGAATGCGCTGTGGGACGCCGAGGCGCAGATCAAGGGCGTGCCGCTGTGGAAGCTGGTGGGCGGGACGCGGCGCGAGATCGCGTGCGGCGTCTCCATCGGCATCCAGGATTCGGTAGAGCAGTTGCTGGAAAAGATCGAGAAGGAGCTGGCGGCGGGCTACCGGCGCATCAAGGTGAAGTGCAAGCCGGGATGGGACGTGGCAGTGTTTGCGCGCATCCGCGAGCGCTGGCCGGAGATCCTGCTGAGCTGCGACGCGAACTCAGCCTACACGCTTGACGACACGGAGCACCTGAAGCGCTTCGACCAGTTCCGACTGCTGATGATCGAGCAGCCGCTGTGGAATGACGACTTCTACTTTCACGCCAGGCTGCAGAAGCAACTGCAGACCGCGATCTGCCTGGATGAAGGCATACGCAGCGCGCGCGATGCGCAGGCGGCACTGGAGCTGGGCGCCTGCCGCATCATCAACATCAAGGTGGGCCGCGTGGGCGGGATGAGCGAAGCCATCTGCGTCCATGACACGGCGCGGGCGCACAACGTGCCGGTGTGGTGCGGCGGGATGCTCGAGTCGGGCGTAGGCCGGGCCCACAACGTGGCGCTTTCAACGCTCGAAGGGTTCTCGCTTCCGGGAGATGTCTCTGCTTCCAAGCGGTATTGGAAAGAGGACATCATCGAGCCCGACGTGGAGGTTTCGCCGCAGGGGACGATTGCGGTTCCCGATCAGCCGGGGCGCGGGTATGAGGTCAAGCAGGCGCTGGTGGAGAAGCTGACGGTGCGCAAGGAAGTGCTTTCGGCTTAG
- a CDS encoding GNAT family N-acetyltransferase, with protein sequence MSPEVIVRPCRGLEEYRGCIDLQKEVWNFSDLDVVPLRLFVVAEKVGGQIIGAFDGERMVGFAMSVPGTRGGHAYLHSHMLAVKESYRNSGLGRRLKFAQREDALARGFELIEWTFDPLEIKNAHLNIERLGAIARRYTINQYGTTSSPLHGGLPTDRLVAEWWLRSRRVETLLSTGRRPDFVTEKIIEVAGKIYEWKASPSDREKARDLQQRNREEFLRAFSSGLAVLGYERDAQGNGRFLLGRWDEQWSYASK encoded by the coding sequence GTGAGCCCCGAAGTGATCGTGCGCCCGTGCCGCGGGCTGGAGGAATATCGCGGCTGCATCGACCTTCAAAAGGAAGTGTGGAACTTCTCCGATCTGGACGTGGTGCCGCTGCGGCTGTTCGTGGTGGCGGAGAAGGTAGGCGGGCAGATCATCGGGGCGTTCGATGGCGAGCGCATGGTGGGGTTCGCCATGTCGGTGCCGGGAACCCGTGGCGGGCATGCCTACCTGCATTCCCACATGCTGGCGGTCAAGGAGAGCTACCGCAACTCGGGACTGGGAAGGCGGTTGAAGTTCGCGCAGAGAGAGGATGCCCTGGCGCGCGGCTTCGAGCTGATCGAGTGGACCTTCGATCCGCTGGAGATCAAGAACGCGCACTTGAACATCGAACGGCTGGGCGCTATCGCGCGGCGCTACACCATCAACCAGTACGGCACGACGTCGTCGCCGCTGCATGGCGGCCTGCCCACCGACCGCCTGGTGGCGGAGTGGTGGCTGCGCTCGCGCCGGGTGGAGACGCTGCTTTCAACCGGCAGGCGGCCCGACTTTGTCACCGAAAAGATCATCGAGGTTGCGGGCAAGATCTACGAGTGGAAGGCTTCGCCGTCCGACCGGGAGAAGGCTCGTGACCTGCAGCAGCGCAACCGGGAAGAGTTCCTGCGCGCGTTTTCGAGCGGCCTGGCCGTTCTGGGGTACGAGCGCGACGCGCAGGGCAACGGCCGGTTCCTGCTGGGACGGTGGGACGAGCAGTGGTCGTACGCGAGCAAATAG
- the mazG gene encoding nucleoside triphosphate pyrophosphohydrolase, whose product MPPTRGERFERAVEIMERLRAPGGCPWDREQTFDSIKPYTLEETYEVLEAIDKRDWQELRGELGDLLLQVLFYAEMAREAGHFTIDEVLERLSQKLVDRHPHVFSDVKAETPADVLRNWEALKAAEQKKRLEERAGLGEAGKEEEPRSVLAGVSSAIPALLEALKLSSRAAHVGFDWPTIEGLFEKLEEETGELRRNLEQYPAPGPRPESAAGVAGARGAKIPEELRQRLEDEIGDLLFVVANLARYLSLDPESALRKTNRKFKRRFQWLEEELRRRGRRPQETPLEELEALWQQSKERERGEAAP is encoded by the coding sequence ATGCCTCCAACGCGGGGAGAACGCTTCGAACGCGCGGTCGAAATCATGGAGCGGCTGCGCGCGCCGGGCGGCTGTCCGTGGGACCGTGAGCAGACCTTCGATTCCATCAAGCCCTACACGCTCGAAGAGACCTACGAGGTTCTGGAAGCCATCGACAAGCGCGACTGGCAGGAGCTGCGCGGCGAGCTCGGCGACCTGCTGCTGCAAGTTCTTTTCTATGCCGAGATGGCCCGCGAGGCCGGACACTTCACCATCGATGAGGTGCTGGAACGGCTGAGCCAGAAGCTGGTGGACCGGCATCCGCACGTGTTCTCCGATGTGAAGGCGGAAACGCCGGCCGATGTGCTGCGCAACTGGGAAGCGCTGAAGGCGGCGGAGCAGAAGAAGCGCTTGGAGGAACGCGCCGGTCTGGGGGAGGCAGGGAAGGAAGAGGAGCCGCGGTCGGTGCTGGCCGGCGTGTCGTCGGCGATCCCGGCGCTGCTGGAGGCGCTGAAGTTGAGTTCGCGCGCGGCGCACGTCGGTTTCGACTGGCCCACCATCGAAGGCCTGTTCGAGAAGCTGGAGGAGGAGACCGGAGAGCTGCGGCGCAACCTGGAACAGTATCCGGCGCCGGGTCCAAGGCCGGAATCGGCGGCAGGCGTGGCCGGCGCGCGCGGGGCGAAAATCCCCGAAGAGCTGCGACAGCGGCTGGAGGACGAGATCGGCGACCTGCTGTTCGTGGTGGCCAACCTAGCGCGTTATCTCTCGCTCGATCCGGAGTCGGCGCTGCGCAAGACCAATCGCAAGTTCAAGCGGCGCTTCCAGTGGCTGGAGGAGGAATTGCGCCGCCGAGGACGCCGCCCGCAGGAGACGCCGCTGGAGGAACTGGAAGCTCTGTGGCAGCAGTCCAAGGAACGAGAGCGGGGAGAGGCGGCGCCGTGA